The proteins below are encoded in one region of Bremerella sp. P1:
- the flgN gene encoding flagellar export chaperone FlgN, with protein MPSTAEPSSPPLNLENDTATFLQELSDVQADLLNVLHRKREQMVANDLEAMEQTMISEQALLERLDQLRDSRQMLLADARGKGLPSDSMHSLARALDEDQSGELATKAHTAKDAMRHIQNETLTNFVLAQQTVLHLSQLLQIIATGGKLKPTYEAENASNQGGTLVDQDA; from the coding sequence ATGCCTTCCACCGCAGAACCATCGTCACCGCCGTTGAATCTCGAAAACGATACGGCGACCTTTCTGCAGGAACTTTCCGACGTCCAGGCCGACCTGCTGAACGTGCTGCATCGAAAGCGCGAACAAATGGTCGCGAACGACCTGGAAGCCATGGAGCAAACCATGATTAGCGAACAGGCACTACTTGAACGGCTCGATCAACTTCGCGACTCGCGCCAGATGCTTCTGGCCGATGCACGCGGCAAGGGATTGCCGTCCGATAGCATGCACTCGCTAGCGAGAGCTTTGGACGAGGATCAATCTGGCGAACTTGCGACAAAGGCGCACACGGCGAAAGATGCGATGCGTCATATTCAAAACGAAACGCTGACAAACTTCGTGCTAGCCCAGCAAACCGTGTTACATCTTTCGCAATTGCTACAAATCATTGCGACCGGAGGGAAACTTAAACCGACATATGAAGCGGAGAATGCCTCGAATCAGGGTGGAACCTTGGTGGATCAGGATGCATAG
- a CDS encoding rod-binding protein encodes MNVNTLTSASGAAAPQGQLREKFDQFVGESMFGQMLKSMRESLGKPAYFHGGRAEEVFQSQLDQLLVEKISDASAEQISKPMFELFAANMGNRHEASELSSFVSEDEAQQAIQQIETLQQQNKSQDSETSSAALSQLDVSI; translated from the coding sequence ATGAACGTCAACACACTAACATCGGCATCCGGCGCGGCGGCCCCTCAAGGCCAGCTACGTGAGAAGTTCGACCAGTTTGTCGGCGAATCGATGTTCGGGCAGATGCTCAAGAGCATGCGAGAATCCCTTGGCAAGCCGGCCTACTTTCATGGTGGTCGAGCGGAGGAAGTCTTTCAGTCGCAGTTGGATCAACTGCTGGTCGAGAAGATTTCGGACGCGAGTGCCGAGCAAATCTCCAAGCCAATGTTCGAGCTCTTCGCCGCCAACATGGGTAATCGACACGAAGCTTCCGAGCTTTCTTCGTTTGTCAGCGAAGACGAAGCTCAGCAGGCAATCCAGCAGATTGAAACTCTGCAGCAGCAGAATAAGTCGCAAGACAGTGAAACCAGCTCGGCGGCCCTGTCGCAGTTGGACGTTTCCATTTAG
- a CDS encoding flagellar basal body P-ring protein FlgI has translation MTRHIACLTIFALLIFAGTSVEAQVSRTQYSSIDSQRFQINRPLSDFVRVKGQEGNYLQGVGLVVGLKGTGDSDLTPTHRALSLMLKHMGNNAGSGPGGEYLPEELKNIKNMALVLVRANIPAEGAEEGDFIDCEVSSLGAKSLAGGTLAISTLQGPNPHDKTVWALASGPVELAKQDIPTRGYVMNGCRIEKTIRNPFVTQDGKIFLVINEGHKDWRMAQEIVFGVNNLEQNISRGTSGQIARALDQKTIEITIPPQYKEEPVFFVSILMETPIVDSLLNNKVVINKNQGLIVIGSDVEIGPVVINHNGIKVETANLEASKFVTVDTQKQYATRLKDLEDALTTLKVPATDIIDIVEALHHQGKVYGELIYVN, from the coding sequence ATGACTCGACACATCGCCTGCCTGACAATTTTCGCTCTCCTGATTTTCGCCGGTACTTCGGTCGAAGCTCAGGTTTCGCGTACGCAGTACAGCTCGATTGATTCGCAGCGATTTCAAATCAATCGACCGCTGTCCGACTTCGTCCGCGTCAAAGGACAAGAAGGCAACTACCTGCAAGGCGTTGGCCTAGTGGTTGGTTTGAAGGGAACCGGCGACTCGGATCTGACTCCTACGCATCGTGCGTTGTCGTTGATGCTCAAGCACATGGGCAACAACGCCGGCAGCGGCCCAGGCGGTGAGTACCTGCCTGAGGAACTGAAGAACATCAAAAACATGGCCCTGGTTCTCGTCCGTGCGAATATCCCTGCTGAGGGTGCCGAGGAAGGGGATTTCATCGACTGTGAAGTCAGCTCGCTGGGAGCCAAAAGCCTGGCCGGTGGCACGCTGGCGATCTCGACACTGCAAGGCCCCAACCCGCATGACAAAACGGTTTGGGCACTCGCCAGTGGTCCCGTTGAACTTGCGAAACAAGACATTCCCACTCGGGGCTACGTCATGAACGGCTGCCGCATCGAAAAGACGATTCGCAACCCATTCGTGACCCAGGACGGCAAGATCTTCCTGGTTATCAACGAAGGGCACAAGGATTGGCGAATGGCTCAGGAGATCGTCTTCGGGGTGAACAACCTGGAACAGAACATCAGCCGAGGCACCAGCGGCCAAATCGCCCGAGCCCTCGACCAGAAGACGATCGAGATCACGATTCCTCCTCAATACAAGGAAGAGCCGGTCTTCTTCGTTTCGATTCTGATGGAGACTCCGATCGTCGACAGCCTGCTGAACAACAAGGTGGTGATCAATAAGAACCAAGGGCTGATCGTGATTGGCAGCGATGTCGAGATCGGCCCGGTGGTGATCAACCACAACGGCATCAAGGTCGAAACGGCCAACCTGGAAGCATCGAAGTTTGTCACGGTCGACACGCAGAAGCAGTACGCAACGCGTCTGAAAGACCTGGAAGACGCCCTGACAACCTTGAAAGTTCCAGCGACCGACATCATCGACATCGTCGAAGCTTTGCATCACCAGGGCAAAGTGTACGGCGAACTGATCTACGTCAACTAA
- a CDS encoding flagellar basal body L-ring protein FlgH, with translation MKLATVALVLLQMVVISDVLFAQQSGPISSLGQRNMPEGQIAEGMPYSGTTKDLSWMYRELPPPREVQIHDLIHIRVDERAQAFSDGEIDRKKSGQYAAILTDWIRLDGINSIKPAVQADGDPRITGTLNQRLKSEAEMETSEGLKFTIAAEVQEILPNGTLKLEARKTITVNDEIWVYHLRGVCRTEDINPNNTVLSEHLADLTITKEDHGSVRDAYRRGWLLTLWDKVHWF, from the coding sequence ATGAAACTTGCTACCGTAGCCTTAGTCTTGTTGCAAATGGTGGTCATCAGCGATGTCCTGTTTGCTCAGCAAAGTGGTCCGATCTCGAGCCTCGGTCAACGCAATATGCCAGAAGGCCAGATCGCCGAAGGCATGCCTTACAGCGGCACCACCAAAGATCTGAGCTGGATGTATCGTGAACTGCCGCCACCACGCGAAGTGCAAATTCACGACCTGATCCACATTCGTGTCGACGAACGTGCCCAGGCATTCTCCGACGGCGAAATCGATCGCAAGAAGAGCGGACAGTACGCTGCCATTCTGACCGACTGGATTCGCCTGGATGGAATCAATTCGATCAAACCGGCCGTTCAAGCCGATGGCGATCCAAGAATCACCGGTACGCTCAACCAGCGTCTGAAGTCGGAGGCCGAGATGGAAACATCCGAGGGCTTGAAGTTCACGATCGCTGCCGAAGTCCAAGAGATTCTGCCTAACGGCACGCTGAAGCTAGAAGCCCGTAAGACGATCACCGTCAACGACGAGATCTGGGTTTATCACCTGCGTGGCGTCTGTCGCACCGAAGACATCAATCCAAACAACACCGTGTTGAGTGAGCACCTGGCCGACCTGACGATCACCAAGGAAGATCACGGCTCGGTTCGCGACGCCTATCGTCGCGGCTGGCTTCTCACCCTTTGGGACAAAGTCCACTGGTTCTAA
- the flgA gene encoding flagellar basal body P-ring formation chaperone FlgA, giving the protein MTIVTSIRSLFTILMVLTISVAAMAQSGQVVLRTSAIVDGPLVRLGDVAAIEIQDRELRAELTDMELMPAPGTTHSTYLTINDIRSILAARGISSDDVSVIGSSRVRMEAASVEETVEHAAVTAKRVPRRTFGGRVAKDQPMEIMTVAHVVRNVRRGEVIQASDVEMRELTVIRRDDSYPSALHNVVGKEATRTIAADRPVSAEDIREPVIVRRNDVVTVYAHAGNVVVRREMLALNDAGLRELVEVQPIEPKHYGRARQVERFQAQVTGPGEALVLGGHVKVPTAKPLMPLPQPEINR; this is encoded by the coding sequence ATGACGATTGTGACTTCAATTCGTTCCCTCTTCACTATCCTGATGGTTCTGACCATTTCCGTTGCGGCGATGGCTCAGTCCGGTCAGGTCGTGCTGAGGACATCCGCCATCGTCGACGGACCGCTGGTACGTCTGGGCGATGTGGCTGCGATCGAAATTCAAGATCGCGAACTTCGTGCGGAACTGACCGACATGGAATTGATGCCAGCTCCTGGCACCACTCACTCGACCTATCTCACGATCAACGATATCCGCTCGATCTTGGCGGCTCGCGGAATCTCGAGCGACGACGTCAGCGTCATCGGATCGAGCCGAGTTCGCATGGAAGCGGCATCCGTCGAAGAAACCGTTGAGCACGCCGCCGTCACGGCTAAGCGCGTTCCACGTCGTACTTTCGGCGGCCGAGTCGCTAAAGATCAGCCCATGGAGATCATGACCGTCGCTCACGTCGTACGAAACGTCCGCCGCGGTGAAGTCATTCAGGCAAGCGACGTTGAAATGCGAGAGCTGACCGTCATTCGTCGAGACGACTCCTACCCTTCGGCACTGCACAACGTGGTTGGCAAGGAAGCCACCCGCACCATCGCCGCCGATCGTCCCGTTTCCGCAGAGGACATTCGCGAACCGGTCATCGTTCGCCGCAACGACGTTGTTACGGTTTATGCTCACGCCGGCAACGTGGTAGTACGACGCGAGATGCTCGCACTAAACGATGCAGGCCTCCGGGAACTGGTCGAAGTTCAACCCATCGAACCCAAACATTACGGCCGTGCTCGCCAAGTGGAACGCTTTCAAGCTCAAGTCACCGGTCCCGGAGAAGCCCTGGTTCTGGGTGGCCATGTGAAGGTTCCTACCGCGAAACCATTGATGCCGCTGCCGCAACCGGAGATCAACCGATGA
- the flgG gene encoding flagellar basal-body rod protein FlgG — translation MSVQTLYTAATGMQSMQTKLDVIANNLANVNTTGFKKDRANFEDLFYDHEVLPGNPDSTGNLTPTGTEVGLGVRVSSVQTDFKQGAFTSTDRPLDMLIEGEGFFQVLDPSGEIYYSRAGNFSVNANGQVVTGSAGIGRPLEPAIVIPQDATAVEVSPDGIVSVQQPGSSTLNEVGQIQLATFINPEGLLKLGENLYAETGASSAPITGNPQTNGLGQIRKGMLEASNVEPVQELIDLITTQRSFELNSQTIQAGDQILQLISNLRR, via the coding sequence ATGAGCGTCCAAACCCTTTACACCGCAGCCACCGGCATGCAGTCGATGCAAACGAAGCTCGACGTGATTGCCAATAACCTGGCCAACGTGAACACCACCGGGTTTAAGAAAGACCGAGCCAACTTCGAGGATCTGTTTTACGATCACGAAGTGCTGCCCGGCAATCCAGATTCGACCGGAAACCTCACACCAACCGGCACGGAAGTCGGTCTTGGTGTTCGCGTTTCCAGCGTTCAAACCGACTTCAAGCAAGGTGCGTTCACCAGCACCGACCGTCCTTTGGACATGCTGATCGAAGGCGAAGGCTTCTTTCAGGTTCTCGATCCAAGCGGCGAGATCTATTACTCCCGAGCCGGAAACTTCTCGGTCAATGCCAACGGCCAGGTCGTTACCGGTTCGGCAGGCATCGGTCGACCACTCGAGCCTGCGATCGTCATTCCTCAAGACGCCACGGCAGTTGAAGTCAGCCCCGACGGAATCGTTTCGGTTCAGCAGCCTGGTTCGAGCACCTTGAACGAAGTCGGTCAGATTCAACTGGCAACGTTCATCAATCCGGAAGGCCTCCTGAAACTCGGCGAAAACCTGTACGCCGAAACGGGTGCCTCCAGTGCTCCGATTACCGGCAATCCTCAAACCAATGGTTTAGGTCAAATTCGCAAAGGGATGTTGGAAGCCTCGAACGTCGAGCCTGTCCAAGAGTTGATCGACCTGATTACGACGCAGCGATCTTTTGAGCTGAACTCACAGACGATTCAGGCCGGCGATCAAATTCTGCAACTCATCTCGAACCTGCGTCGATAG
- a CDS encoding flagellar hook-basal body protein yields MVYGLYISAEGAQAQSRRMEVIANNLANVDTPGFKNEFAILEARDSEAIDQYLDSPGSGSINNIGGGVMVRDTQTNFKPGPITPTGNRDDIALRGEGYFQVQHGDQVMLTRGGNFVFTPDGRLTTQEGYPVLSSDGDPVQVDPEAKAVHNGAYYNERGEVVIGGEVIELGIAKPESNADLVKFGKNLFRSLGPVEQIPEEQRSAAPGMLERSAANPITEMMAMIETTRAYESNINMIKSQDEALGNLLGRVLRQS; encoded by the coding sequence ATGGTTTACGGCCTGTATATTTCGGCAGAAGGAGCCCAAGCTCAATCGCGTCGCATGGAAGTGATCGCGAATAACTTGGCCAACGTCGACACACCAGGTTTCAAAAACGAATTTGCGATCCTCGAAGCTCGCGATTCGGAAGCCATCGACCAATATCTCGATTCACCCGGTTCCGGCAGCATCAACAACATTGGCGGCGGCGTGATGGTTCGCGATACGCAGACCAACTTCAAGCCTGGCCCCATTACCCCGACCGGCAACCGCGACGACATCGCCCTTCGCGGAGAAGGCTACTTCCAAGTGCAGCACGGCGATCAGGTCATGCTGACCCGCGGCGGCAATTTCGTATTCACTCCGGATGGACGTCTCACGACGCAGGAAGGCTACCCGGTCCTGTCTAGCGATGGCGATCCCGTCCAAGTCGATCCGGAAGCCAAGGCCGTTCATAACGGAGCCTACTACAACGAACGAGGCGAAGTCGTGATCGGCGGCGAAGTCATTGAACTGGGCATCGCCAAGCCTGAGTCGAATGCCGACCTCGTTAAGTTCGGTAAGAACCTGTTTCGCTCGCTTGGTCCTGTCGAGCAAATCCCTGAAGAGCAGCGTAGTGCTGCCCCAGGCATGCTGGAACGATCGGCTGCGAATCCCATCACGGAAATGATGGCCATGATCGAAACGACGCGAGCCTATGAATCCAATATCAACATGATCAAGTCGCAAGACGAAGCCCTGGGCAATTTGCTGGGCCGCGTCCTCCGTCAAAGCTAA
- the hemC gene encoding hydroxymethylbilane synthase yields the protein MNGEPLRIGTRSSPLALWQAHWVAEELKRSGQSVEVVHVSTKGDVTTGPLGEIGGQGLFTKEIQAALLENRVDIAVHSLKDLPTDPTPGLALAAVPSREACGDVLVSRGGFHVNTLPQGAIVGTGSVRRRAQLLHARPDLEIRDIRGNVETRLRKMDEGEYEAIVLAEAGLRRLEMADRIVHVIDKRVMLPAVGQGALGIEVRDSDQRAKVAVGVLHHPDSYHCVQAERVLLAELRGGCLAPVGAWARLEIERDLLHLDGVVISGDGVQKISAYACGPPTKAVEIGRQVASQLIIQGAQRIISYARTSGGRG from the coding sequence ATGAATGGTGAGCCTCTCCGCATCGGTACGCGCAGCAGCCCGTTAGCTCTGTGGCAAGCCCATTGGGTTGCCGAAGAACTCAAAAGAAGCGGCCAGTCCGTGGAAGTCGTTCATGTTTCGACCAAGGGTGACGTAACCACAGGCCCCCTTGGCGAAATTGGCGGCCAAGGTCTGTTTACCAAGGAGATCCAAGCGGCACTCCTGGAAAACCGGGTCGATATCGCCGTTCATAGCCTGAAGGATCTTCCTACAGATCCGACGCCAGGTCTCGCTCTAGCAGCCGTCCCCTCGCGCGAAGCTTGCGGCGACGTGCTAGTTTCGCGTGGTGGGTTCCATGTCAATACGCTGCCGCAAGGAGCGATTGTTGGTACCGGTAGTGTCCGTCGTCGTGCTCAACTTCTTCATGCCAGACCCGACCTCGAGATTCGCGATATTCGTGGTAACGTCGAGACGCGTCTCCGCAAGATGGACGAAGGCGAATACGAAGCCATCGTCTTGGCCGAAGCTGGACTTCGCCGCCTGGAAATGGCCGACCGGATCGTGCACGTGATCGACAAGCGTGTCATGTTGCCTGCGGTTGGGCAGGGGGCACTGGGAATCGAAGTGCGTGATTCCGATCAACGTGCCAAGGTAGCCGTTGGCGTGCTGCACCACCCGGACAGTTATCACTGTGTGCAAGCCGAACGCGTCTTGCTAGCAGAACTGCGCGGTGGTTGTCTGGCACCGGTTGGCGCTTGGGCTCGACTCGAGATCGAACGCGACCTGCTGCATCTCGATGGGGTGGTCATCAGCGGAGATGGCGTACAGAAGATTTCTGCCTATGCCTGCGGACCACCTACCAAAGCCGTGGAAATTGGACGTCAGGTTGCTTCGCAGCTAATTATTCAAGGTGCTCAGCGTATCATCAGCTACGCGAGAACCTCAGGCGGACGCGGCTAG
- a CDS encoding DUF502 domain-containing protein — MANEVTKTDPKTVSGFYTFRRAVLRGLAIAAPPLLTIVIFIWIFSTIQNYILVPIETTARTTIVWFIQDVHRDLPNVAPEETRAEYDSKIYRKTANGQWVPEKIYNFVYEHVHDQPMPASGYGVYEQYVQYRWLKRELTIPSLLAVLLLALYFTGKFLAGGLGRMIWNASERHVMQRLPIIRNVYGSVKQVTDFLLNEQEIQFTRVVAVEYPRKGMWSLGFVTSESMLDIKDKAGEPVVTILIPTSPMPATGFTINAKKSETIELNITLDQAFQFIVSCGVVVPPQQQTQASPVAGQIQARLKQKQESDSSDESQQESG; from the coding sequence ATGGCCAATGAAGTAACCAAGACCGATCCGAAAACCGTGAGCGGATTCTATACGTTTCGCCGCGCGGTTCTCCGCGGCCTGGCGATCGCTGCGCCTCCGCTATTGACGATCGTCATCTTCATTTGGATCTTCTCCACGATCCAAAACTACATACTCGTTCCGATTGAAACGACTGCCCGAACGACCATCGTTTGGTTTATCCAGGACGTTCATCGTGACCTGCCGAATGTCGCTCCAGAAGAAACGCGGGCCGAGTACGACTCGAAGATCTATCGCAAGACAGCCAACGGGCAGTGGGTCCCCGAAAAGATCTACAACTTCGTGTACGAGCACGTTCATGACCAACCAATGCCTGCATCAGGATATGGCGTGTATGAACAGTACGTGCAATATCGCTGGCTGAAACGCGAGCTGACGATTCCGTCCCTTTTGGCCGTCTTGTTGCTAGCCCTTTATTTCACCGGAAAATTCCTGGCAGGGGGCTTAGGCCGGATGATCTGGAACGCTTCCGAGCGGCACGTGATGCAGCGATTGCCAATCATTCGAAATGTCTATGGTTCGGTGAAGCAAGTCACAGACTTTTTATTAAACGAACAAGAAATTCAATTCACCCGCGTGGTTGCGGTTGAGTATCCACGCAAGGGGATGTGGTCGCTTGGTTTCGTTACCAGCGAGAGCATGCTTGATATTAAAGACAAAGCCGGTGAACCAGTCGTTACGATTCTCATTCCGACCTCACCGATGCCGGCAACGGGTTTTACCATCAACGCCAAGAAGAGCGAAACGATCGAATTGAATATCACCCTGGATCAGGCGTTTCAGTTCATCGTTAGTTGTGGTGTTGTCGTTCCTCCCCAGCAGCAAACGCAAGCATCTCCGGTGGCAGGTCAGATACAAGCTCGCCTAAAACAAAAACAAGAATCGGACTCGAGCGACGAATCACAGCAGGAAAGCGGCTAA
- a CDS encoding ComF family protein: protein MSQGAISSTVRSFGRSLSGLLLPGCCCLCRDDVVDYRNPKVLCPTCEQEQAKAKKCVRCSAVLSHENALPSEDCPACHHLKLPFEEITSVGNYDGLLREAVLSAKSNRGTASAWDLGQLLTSGLESHPAAQPWIVPVPMHWTRRIRRGTDTAAILAKSFARKTGWSYRKLVTCQRSMAKQSELPITARKKNVRNAFAVQGVVVPDRPIVLVDDIMTTGATLVELARILRKAGASEIRVAIVARSTPQYLNV from the coding sequence ATGTCTCAGGGGGCCATCTCAAGCACGGTTCGCAGCTTCGGGCGGTCTCTGTCAGGCCTCTTGCTTCCCGGCTGTTGCTGTCTTTGCCGTGACGATGTCGTTGACTATCGAAACCCCAAAGTCCTCTGCCCGACGTGTGAGCAGGAGCAAGCCAAGGCCAAGAAGTGCGTCCGCTGCTCAGCAGTGCTATCGCATGAGAACGCTCTGCCGTCGGAAGATTGCCCGGCCTGCCACCACCTGAAGCTTCCATTCGAAGAAATTACCTCGGTCGGCAACTACGACGGTTTACTGCGCGAAGCTGTTCTTTCGGCGAAAAGTAACCGTGGCACGGCTTCTGCCTGGGATTTGGGGCAACTTCTTACGAGTGGTCTGGAGAGCCACCCGGCCGCCCAGCCGTGGATTGTGCCGGTGCCCATGCATTGGACACGGCGTATTCGACGCGGCACCGATACGGCCGCAATCTTGGCGAAGTCCTTTGCCCGGAAGACAGGCTGGTCATACCGTAAGCTGGTCACCTGCCAGCGTTCGATGGCCAAGCAAAGCGAGTTGCCAATCACCGCCAGAAAGAAAAATGTCCGAAATGCGTTTGCTGTTCAGGGTGTGGTCGTGCCAGATCGTCCGATTGTGCTGGTCGACGACATTATGACGACGGGAGCAACCTTGGTTGAGCTTGCCCGCATTCTTCGCAAGGCAGGGGCTTCGGAAATCCGCGTGGCAATCGTGGCGCGTTCCACTCCCCAGTACCTTAACGTTTAA
- a CDS encoding LptF/LptG family permease produces MLLIDRYLLIQFLKSFLIFFISFTGLFIVIDSFNNLDEFLKYGDQTGSTFGVLWDYYSPRVFTFFGMTSGILTLISAMFTVTWIQRHNEMTALMAAGISQARIVRPVIIAVIVIAILGVLNRELLIPHYMDRLTRNAQDWLGESKKTFQPKFDNRTGVLLNGAATVASDSRIESPNFRLDQNYEGIGNQINGENAFYQAANENHPSGFLIENLSRPATTEGVASVDFEGTPLVLMPADNDWLEPNQCFLVTELTFEQLTASSQWRDYASTYDLIATLSNRSLDVGADVRTEIHSRIVQPFLDITLLFLGLPIVLRKENRNIFIAIGYCLLLVMCFYAVTLVCKAMGSTSWIRPTSLAAFIPLIIFVPIATAMAAPLRD; encoded by the coding sequence ATGTTGCTGATCGACCGATACCTACTGATTCAGTTTCTCAAGTCGTTTCTGATATTCTTTATCAGTTTCACGGGGCTGTTCATCGTGATCGACTCGTTCAACAACCTCGACGAGTTCCTCAAGTACGGCGATCAAACCGGCAGCACATTTGGCGTTCTGTGGGATTACTACAGCCCTCGCGTGTTTACCTTCTTTGGAATGACCAGCGGGATCCTGACCTTGATCTCGGCCATGTTCACGGTGACCTGGATTCAGCGGCACAATGAAATGACGGCCCTGATGGCGGCAGGCATCTCTCAGGCTCGTATCGTGCGGCCTGTCATTATCGCCGTGATCGTGATCGCCATCTTAGGTGTGCTGAACCGAGAACTGCTGATTCCGCATTACATGGATCGTTTGACGCGCAATGCTCAGGATTGGCTCGGCGAATCGAAGAAGACCTTTCAGCCGAAGTTCGATAACCGCACCGGCGTCCTTTTGAATGGTGCCGCGACGGTTGCCAGCGATTCGCGGATTGAGTCCCCCAATTTTCGGCTGGATCAAAACTACGAAGGAATCGGCAACCAGATCAATGGCGAGAACGCTTTCTACCAAGCCGCCAATGAAAATCATCCCAGTGGGTTTCTGATTGAGAACCTGTCCAGACCGGCCACGACGGAAGGAGTCGCTTCGGTCGACTTCGAGGGGACACCGCTGGTGCTCATGCCCGCAGATAACGACTGGCTCGAGCCCAACCAGTGCTTCCTGGTGACCGAATTGACCTTCGAGCAGCTAACGGCCAGTAGCCAATGGCGCGACTATGCCTCGACGTACGATCTGATCGCTACGCTCAGCAATCGCAGCCTCGATGTTGGTGCCGACGTCCGTACCGAGATTCATAGCCGCATCGTGCAGCCCTTCCTCGATATCACGCTGCTCTTTCTAGGGCTGCCGATCGTTCTGCGAAAAGAGAACCGCAACATCTTCATTGCAATCGGCTATTGCCTACTGCTGGTGATGTGCTTTTATGCGGTCACGTTGGTCTGCAAGGCCATGGGGTCGACCTCGTGGATTCGCCCCACGTCCCTGGCGGCATTCATTCCGCTAATTATCTTCGTACCGATCGCCACAGCCATGGCGGCACCACTTCGCGATTAG